GCTGAACCAGGGAACGGAGCGCCACTTCATGCACCTGGAATTAGACATCTCAGACTCCAAACTCAGGTGCCGGCAGccgctccctcccccagcccactcAGGGCCTCTGGGCCGCCTTCCCTGACCGCCAACCCCTCCTGAGCCTCACGTTcccctcaacccccacccccaggtatGAATCTGGGGACCATGTGGCCATTTACCCAGCCAATGACTCTACCCTGGTCAGCCAGCTCGGTGAGATCCTGGGTGCCGACCTGGACGTCGTCATGTCCCTGAACAATCTCGATGGTGAGTCCCCTGGATTCgggggaccccccccccgccaccccaggcCAGGCCTGAGCCCCCACAGTTCCAGGTGCTGGAGCAGACCTGCTGGTCAGCGGCCACTGAGCCCAGGCCCTCGTCCTCCTCTCTCCCCGCAGAGGAGTCCAACAAGAAgcaccccttcccctgccccacctcctacCGCACGGCCCTCACCTACTACCTGGACATCACGAACCCGCCTCGCACCAACGTGCTCTACGAGCTGGCCCAGCACGCCTCCGAGCCCTCGGAGCAGGAGCAGCTGCGCAGGATGGCCTCCTCCTCGGGGGAGGGCAAGGTAGGCCCGGCCCCGGCCCTCCCCTTCCGCACGCACCCCGGtgtccccggccccgccccccacacCTCACCCTGCTACCGGCCTCCGCAGGAGCTGTACCTGAGCTGGGTGGTGGAGGCCCGGAGGCACATCCTGGCCATCCTGCAGGACTACCCGTCCCTGCGGCCGCCCATCGACCACCTGTGCGAGCTGCTGCCCCGGCTCCAGGCCCGCTACTACTCCATCGCCTCGTCCTCCAAGGTGCGCGGCCGGCCTCGGGGGCCGGGGACGGGGATGGGCCGGCGGCAAGGGGCCTCGGGCGTGCGCtcacccctgccccgcccccgccaggtCCACCCCAACTCCGTGCACATCTGTGCCGTGGCCGTGGAGTACGAAACCAAGTCCGGCCGCGTCAACAAGGGTGTGGCCACCAGCTGGCTGCGGGCCAAGGAGCCCGCGGGGGAGAATGGCCGCCGGGCCCTGGTGCCCATGTTCGTGCGCAAGTCCCAGTTCCGCCTGCCCTTCAAGGCCACCACGCCGGTCATCCTGGTGGGCCCCGGCACCGGGGTGGCCCCATTCATCGGCTTCATCCAGGAGCGGGCCTGGCTGCGGCAGCAGGGTGAGCACGTGGGCCCGGGGCGGGGTCCCGCGGGGTCGGGcgtgcctcccctgcccctcctccccttgccCAGCACGgcctcacccctgccctgccaccaggcaaggaggtgggggagacGCTGCTCTACTATGGCTGCCGCCGCTCCGACGAGGACTACCTGTACCGTGAGGAGCTGGCCAGGTTCCGCCAGGATGGCTCCCTCACCCAGCTCAACGTGGCCGTCTCCCGGGAGCAGCCCCACAAGGTGAGACCTCGGGCCGCCCCTCGGGGCCGGGGTGCTGGAActcggggctggggtggggggggggcctcctcacagtggccccccccccccgcccccaggtctACGTGCAGCACTTACTGAAGAGGGACAAGGAATACCTGTGGCAGCTGATCCACGAGGGCGGCGCCCACATCTACGTCTGCGGGTGAGCgagggcagagcagggggagggacaaggcCCACCCGCCCGCGGGGACCCCCTCGCCCAGcgccccctccttcctgccccagggacGCTCGGAACATGGCGAGGGACGTGCAGAACACCTTCTACGACATCGTGGCCGACGGGGGGGCCATGGAGCACGCCCAGGCCGTGGACTACATCAAGAAGCTGATGACCAAGGGCCGCTACTCCCTGGATGTGTGGAGCTAGGGGCCGCCCGGCCTGCCTCTGCCCTTCGGGCCCCTGCAGACTCGCTTCCCCATGTAATCACTTCCCTCGCTCCCTTCTGCCAGTGTCCTGGGTAGTTTCTGTGCGGCCTTGCCCCCGGGAGGCAGGCCCAGGGACAGAGACTGGTCCGGGCCCCAGGCGCACACCGGCCCCAAGTCAAGAGTGTGTATTTTGTAAACCCCTCAGGCCCTTGGGGGCTGTACAGAAGGGGCTCTTAGCTGAGCTGGGCCCCAACCCCCTCCACATTATTTTCAATgactgtaaataattttaaatgatctctGATCCTTGGAATAAAGTTCTGTTTTCGGTATTTCCTATTGCTTGGGTATATCCGGGGTCTCCCCCTGGGCCTCCTTAACTCAGAGCCCCAAGAGGCTGTGTGGGGGTGGCGCCGAGGCCCGCGCCTGACCCTTTGGAGAGCACACACCTCAAGCCACCTCTCTGTCACTCTTCCTTTATTCAGGCTGCTGGCCCCCAGCTCCCTGCAGGCCCGGAGCTCAGGCCCAGTCCTCTCCAGCGTCGCCTTCGGGGCCCACAGAGCCCACAAAACTCCAGGGAGAGCAGAAGGGACCCTCCCAGATGAGGGAAGCCCCCTACCCTCTCAAAGGGGACAGAAGCCCCTGCCAGGCCAGAGGGGCCATAGGGAGCTGGGTGGCCATGGCGGGCAGGCC
The sequence above is drawn from the Neomonachus schauinslandi chromosome 5, ASM220157v2, whole genome shotgun sequence genome and encodes:
- the LOC110589943 gene encoding NADPH--cytochrome P450 reductase, giving the protein MGDSHMDASATVSETVAEEVSLFSMTDMILFSLIVGLLTYWFFFRKKKDEVPEFTKIQPTTSSVKDSSFVEKMKKTGRNIIVFYGSQTGTAEEFANRLSKDAHRYGMRGMAADPEEYDLADLGSLPDIENSLAVFCMATYGEGDPTDNAQDFYDWLQETNLDLTGVKYAVFGLGNKTYEHFNAMGKYVDKRLEQLGAQRIFELGMGDDDGNLEEDFLTWREQFWPAVCEHFGVEATGEECSIRQYGLVVHPDIDPAKVYVGEVGRLKSYENQKPPFDAKNPFLAAVTANRKLNQGTERHFMHLELDISDSKLRYESGDHVAIYPANDSTLVSQLGEILGADLDVVMSLNNLDEESNKKHPFPCPTSYRTALTYYLDITNPPRTNVLYELAQHASEPSEQEQLRRMASSSGEGKELYLSWVVEARRHILAILQDYPSLRPPIDHLCELLPRLQARYYSIASSSKVHPNSVHICAVAVEYETKSGRVNKGVATSWLRAKEPAGENGRRALVPMFVRKSQFRLPFKATTPVILVGPGTGVAPFIGFIQERAWLRQQGKEVGETLLYYGCRRSDEDYLYREELARFRQDGSLTQLNVAVSREQPHKVYVQHLLKRDKEYLWQLIHEGGAHIYVCGDARNMARDVQNTFYDIVADGGAMEHAQAVDYIKKLMTKGRYSLDVWS